Proteins from a genomic interval of Candidatus Neomarinimicrobiota bacterium:
- a CDS encoding T9SS type A sorting domain-containing protein, with protein sequence VILLSTATAPTSQAVHEHSGVGIVAYGSDENLSAATEASLSISGLTASTDYSIYVVLEYNEELQSSPTRIDISTDVVAPAFASGYPAISNEGQTSFTLKVKAGEAGTAYYVVLADGATRPDTTKIKAGDDASGTDATASGKMTIAASVENTASITGLTAGISYDVWVTAEDANGNITTASKKDVTTLALPKKLTVKQDGSGDYPTISSAISAASSATADTVVVYAGTYQENVNFGGKNLVVRSDTGAENTIITPSNNGLAIVWFYSGEPSTAKLIGFTLKDGGALQGSALNIETSSSPTIENCIITNSKGYPVRFYNSASVIKNTLIYNNTGDGVFYFDNYTTTSYPEIINCTVANNTGYGIQNAKSYKPIAKNSIFYGNSSGGAFGNLDITYSIVEGTYTGTGNKDSDPLFKGSANASDYKLTDYSPAIGSATATGAPTTDLASTNRGSPPDIGAYENSLSTPLSDTYVPVVSHVREGSAGDLSFIGTQSQMSAHWNGSDEGSGISYYEYAVDTDNTNITGSVVAWTNAGTDTSVTITGLSLTEGTTYYVSVRAYDVVKNVSVVVTSNGVKVDITTPIAGIVVHGTDTGTHFYWTGNSSSITATWSGFSDAASGIKEYEVLLRDTLNNTNIVDWTNTGTALTKTFSELTLVNNGQYYFKVRASDLVGNLSQFAASGIVQVDTEKPVVTTLVETAEGSEEDIDWVGPGMNVIHRWKGQDNGQILHYEFSAGTSEGATNVIAWANVSLDTTDTTSSENYEEGLTYFTNVQAKDKADNLSDVLTSDGFQFDETPPKTGSVSDGASADIDFSGSESSITFNWTGFEDAGSGINHYMVALGTTPEGEDVLELKDVGDVTSETLSNLYLDHGVTYYCSVMAVDEVGNESDLVSSNGFTVDIYPGPPTVASSSPAGEVFLSLISESEIVFKFSEPVDYGDFDIWSDMSELTFSTSEDQDSIAFILTPPLTSLDTVYINLSNLTDLSGLTGEDTLFTFATELIADYNHDLVIDASDLSSLASGWMNEDYTYELGPVTGEAPHFVPQLDGDYDLRDVMAYTRMWHWYHETPKLLNLARANLGEELEVTVNDKSLAVTIPEHVIAGQLAFQMTGSEAIITLPAEKTGDMIVLSHVEEGLQQSLIDFAYLGGEGKRNFVLPLEFGRYSSTITVSYALYAEGGTIDRQGVKTMDITPVPVEFVLDQNYPNPFNPTTRIEYGLPVNGQVKLTVYDLLGQEVRTLIPGSDQIAGFHNIMWDARDERGVAVSAGVYIYRLAVRGEDGQKFSRTKKMVLLK encoded by the coding sequence ACGCCCTGATACGACAAAGATTAAGGCCGGGGACGATGCCAGCGGAACTGACGCTACCGCAAGCGGAAAAATGACCATTGCGGCCAGCGTTGAGAATACAGCCAGTATTACTGGCCTTACGGCGGGAATCAGTTACGATGTCTGGGTAACGGCGGAGGATGCCAACGGCAACATTACAACAGCATCGAAGAAAGATGTGACTACCCTTGCGCTCCCGAAAAAACTGACCGTGAAGCAGGATGGGAGCGGTGATTATCCAACCATTTCATCCGCCATTAGTGCCGCATCAAGCGCAACTGCAGATACGGTTGTGGTCTATGCCGGGACTTATCAAGAGAATGTGAATTTCGGTGGAAAAAATCTGGTGGTCAGGAGCGATACTGGAGCGGAAAACACCATCATTACACCTTCTAACAATGGTCTTGCTATTGTCTGGTTTTACAGTGGAGAACCGTCAACGGCAAAACTGATTGGCTTTACATTAAAGGACGGTGGCGCTCTTCAGGGGAGTGCCTTGAATATTGAGACCAGTTCAAGCCCCACTATAGAAAACTGCATCATCACCAATTCAAAAGGTTATCCTGTCCGATTCTACAATTCTGCTTCCGTTATCAAGAATACACTTATTTACAACAACACCGGCGATGGAGTCTTTTATTTCGATAACTATACTACTACTTCTTATCCAGAAATCATCAACTGCACTGTAGCGAATAATACTGGTTATGGCATCCAGAACGCCAAGTCGTACAAGCCCATTGCTAAGAACAGTATTTTCTACGGGAACAGTTCCGGCGGCGCCTTTGGAAATCTGGATATCACCTATTCCATAGTTGAGGGGACTTATACAGGAACAGGTAACAAGGATTCAGATCCACTTTTTAAAGGGAGCGCAAATGCTTCTGATTACAAATTAACCGACTATTCACCGGCCATTGGTTCGGCCACTGCTACCGGTGCTCCCACAACTGATTTGGCAAGTACCAACCGAGGTTCCCCTCCGGACATAGGTGCGTACGAAAACAGCCTCAGCACGCCCCTTTCAGACACCTATGTGCCTGTAGTGAGTCACGTAAGGGAAGGCTCCGCAGGTGATCTATCTTTTATCGGTACACAGAGCCAGATGTCAGCACATTGGAATGGAAGTGATGAAGGGAGCGGAATTAGCTATTACGAGTATGCTGTTGATACTGATAATACAAATATCACCGGCAGTGTAGTAGCATGGACCAACGCAGGTACGGATACGTCCGTTACCATTACTGGGCTTAGCCTAACTGAGGGAACTACCTATTATGTTTCTGTCAGGGCTTACGATGTGGTAAAAAATGTATCGGTTGTTGTTACGAGCAACGGAGTAAAAGTGGATATAACAACACCCATCGCTGGAATAGTTGTTCACGGTACCGATACTGGTACGCACTTCTATTGGACCGGTAACAGCAGTTCAATAACAGCCACCTGGAGTGGTTTTAGCGATGCGGCTAGTGGGATAAAGGAATATGAGGTTCTTCTGCGTGATACCTTGAATAATACTAATATTGTAGACTGGACAAATACCGGTACAGCTCTAACAAAGACTTTTTCAGAGCTGACATTGGTAAATAATGGGCAGTATTATTTTAAAGTGAGAGCATCAGATCTTGTGGGGAATCTCTCGCAATTTGCCGCATCAGGTATTGTTCAGGTTGACACAGAAAAACCGGTTGTCACCACACTTGTAGAAACAGCGGAAGGTTCAGAAGAAGATATTGACTGGGTTGGGCCTGGTATGAATGTTATACATCGCTGGAAGGGTCAAGACAATGGCCAAATATTGCACTATGAGTTTTCAGCTGGAACCAGCGAAGGTGCTACAAATGTCATTGCTTGGGCGAATGTCAGTCTGGACACAACTGACACAACTTCTTCTGAGAATTATGAGGAAGGATTAACCTACTTCACCAATGTTCAGGCAAAAGATAAGGCAGATAATCTCAGCGATGTACTTACAAGTGACGGTTTTCAGTTTGATGAGACTCCGCCAAAAACCGGCAGTGTAAGCGATGGTGCATCCGCAGATATCGATTTTTCTGGATCCGAGAGTTCCATAACCTTCAACTGGACCGGTTTTGAAGATGCGGGGAGCGGTATAAATCACTATATGGTAGCCCTGGGGACGACACCGGAAGGGGAGGATGTTCTTGAGTTAAAAGATGTGGGCGATGTTACGAGCGAGACACTTTCAAATCTTTATCTAGATCACGGTGTTACCTACTATTGCTCAGTGATGGCCGTTGACGAAGTAGGTAACGAATCAGATCTTGTCTCATCTAACGGATTTACTGTAGACATTTATCCCGGTCCTCCCACCGTAGCAAGTTCGTCTCCGGCAGGAGAAGTGTTCCTTTCTCTCATCAGTGAATCTGAGATCGTTTTCAAGTTTTCTGAACCAGTCGATTACGGTGATTTTGACATTTGGTCAGATATGAGCGAACTCACCTTCTCTACATCGGAAGACCAGGACAGCATTGCATTTATCCTAACTCCGCCATTGACAAGTCTCGATACAGTCTACATAAACCTGAGCAATTTAACGGATCTAAGTGGGCTCACAGGGGAGGATACTCTCTTTACATTTGCCACAGAGTTAATCGCTGATTATAACCATGATCTTGTTATCGATGCCTCTGATCTATCCTCCCTGGCTAGCGGTTGGATGAATGAGGACTACACCTATGAGTTGGGTCCCGTCACTGGGGAAGCGCCTCATTTCGTTCCCCAGCTGGATGGTGATTACGATCTGAGGGACGTCATGGCCTATACCCGTATGTGGCACTGGTATCACGAAACTCCAAAGCTATTGAACCTTGCGCGGGCTAATCTGGGTGAAGAGCTTGAAGTTACGGTTAATGACAAATCGCTGGCCGTCACCATTCCCGAACATGTTATTGCGGGGCAGCTGGCTTTCCAGATGACCGGCAGTGAGGCTATTATCACACTTCCGGCAGAAAAAACTGGAGATATGATCGTGTTGAGCCACGTTGAAGAAGGCCTTCAGCAAAGTCTCATCGATTTTGCTTATCTTGGAGGTGAAGGGAAAAGAAATTTTGTTCTGCCGCTGGAGTTCGGCAGGTACAGCTCCACCATCACTGTCTCTTATGCACTCTATGCAGAGGGCGGAACCATCGACCGCCAGGGTGTGAAGACCATGGATATTACGCCTGTCCCGGTTGAATTTGTCTTAGATCAGAATTACCCTAACCCTTTCAACCCTACCACACGGATCGAGTACGGCTTGCCTGTAAATGGGCAAGTGAAACTGACTGTCTATGACCTGCTTGGCCAGGAAGTCCGCACCCTCATTCCCGGTTCGGATCAGATCGCGGGGTTCCATAATATCATGTGGGATGCTAGGGATGAGAGAGGTGTGGCCGTCAGCGCTGGTGTCTATATCTATCGCTTAGCGGTAAGGGGAGAGGACGGTCAGAAATTTTCCAGGACGAAAAAGATGGTACTCTTAAAATAG
- a CDS encoding carboxylate-amine ligase has product MDFLKDLTIGIEEEYQIVDKESRELTSFVSDFLEQGAILFRDQVKPEFLQSQIEVGSKVCKNVQEGREEICRLRNIVAEIAEKNNRMIVAAGTHPFSSWQDQLVTDRERYHGLLDSMQLVAKRLLIFGMHIHVGIEDRDLQIDIMNQMSYFMPHILTLSTSSPFWLGEKTGFKSYRSIVFEDLPRTGIPERFDSALEYDKYVNTLIDCGSIDEPSKIWWDIRPHSKFPTLEFRICDCTTKVDEVIAIAALIQALVAKLIQYRRNNQTWRTYRPSMIAENKWRAMKDGINGSLIDFGKKTEGLVPSLIEEIIDLVDDVLDPLGTREEVEYVRTILKNGASADRQLTCFEKTGSMKSVVDQLGAETLEGI; this is encoded by the coding sequence ATGGATTTTCTTAAAGATCTTACCATCGGTATCGAGGAAGAATACCAGATCGTGGACAAGGAAAGCCGCGAACTGACCTCATTTGTTTCAGACTTTTTGGAACAGGGGGCGATCCTTTTTCGAGATCAGGTGAAGCCGGAATTCCTCCAGTCACAGATAGAGGTGGGGAGTAAGGTTTGCAAAAATGTTCAGGAAGGGCGGGAAGAGATCTGCCGTTTGAGGAATATAGTTGCGGAGATTGCCGAAAAAAATAACAGGATGATTGTTGCGGCAGGGACACATCCTTTCTCAAGCTGGCAGGATCAGCTGGTCACCGATAGGGAACGCTACCACGGGCTTCTCGATTCCATGCAACTGGTGGCCAAACGTCTGCTCATCTTTGGCATGCATATTCATGTAGGTATCGAAGACAGGGATCTACAGATAGATATCATGAACCAGATGAGTTATTTCATGCCCCATATTCTGACCCTATCAACTTCTTCTCCTTTCTGGCTGGGTGAGAAAACAGGTTTCAAGTCTTACCGCAGTATCGTGTTTGAAGATCTTCCCAGAACGGGAATACCTGAAAGGTTTGATTCAGCCCTGGAATATGATAAATATGTGAATACCCTCATTGATTGCGGCAGTATCGATGAGCCTTCCAAGATATGGTGGGATATCCGTCCGCATTCGAAGTTTCCCACACTGGAATTCAGAATCTGTGATTGTACCACCAAGGTGGATGAGGTGATAGCCATTGCGGCCCTGATTCAGGCCCTGGTTGCAAAACTGATCCAGTATCGAAGAAACAACCAGACATGGCGAACCTACCGTCCTTCCATGATTGCTGAGAACAAGTGGCGAGCAATGAAGGATGGGATTAATGGGAGTCTCATCGATTTTGGAAAAAAGACAGAAGGGCTTGTCCCTTCACTGATTGAAGAAATTATTGATCTGGTGGATGACGTTTTAGACCCTCTTGGTACCAGAGAAGAAGTGGAATATGTCCGGACTATATTGAAAAATGGAGCCAGTGCTGACAGGCAGCTAACCTGTTTTGAGAAAACCGGCAGTATGAAATCGGTGGTGGACCAGCTGGGGGCTGAGACTTTGGAAGGAATCTGA
- a CDS encoding DUF4981 domain-containing protein, whose translation MSLPFFKCPTHLRTKWLITIYLLQLFTGCARDDLYRSEWQTPSILSVNRLPARASFFPFESEELALENDPRKSSRFVSLNGRWKFHYAINPDDAPGRFWARESKIDNWSEISVPGSWELQGFGVPIYLDEEYPFDPDPPRVPHHYNAIGSYFRTFTFPDGWIDQRVIIHFGSVRSAMYLWVNGKEVGYAQGSKLPHEFDITDYVNRGENRVAVRVYRFSDASYLEGQDTWRASGLEREVYLYARPTTQFEDFSVVGDLDALYTTGLFSVSVKVAVSEKLEGLSLEASLSKQSENQPVLTWSKKVPPEIGTVALNGQVDDVAKWTAETPNLYRLHLTLKKADEVLESTSVWIGFRKVEMKGGQLLLNGKPLMFRGVNRHEHDPVRGRAVSEKSMVRDIELMKQFNINAVRASHYPNHPLWYELCDRYGLYIIDEANLEAHGMQFHANSYGELADNPEWEKAWLDRGLRMMARDKNHPSIIMWSMGNEAGDGENFRTMYAAMKKADPTRPVAYEPAGLNSHTDVVFPMYKSIEYIRDYAENHNNTRPLILCEYAHAMGNSVGNLQDYWDTMDEYDQLQGGFIWDWVDQTFLKKAEDGSPYWAYGGDFVHEHVEDDSNFCANGLMAADRSPNPHAWEVKKVYQPVKFDLENWEEGKIAVLNRYNYNDLSHLDFIWEIHRNGYLMGNGRFEVPKILAGEHQQVSVNFPELNPKPGGEYFLTLRANSRHSDAVLPAGHEVAWDQFRLPINSPAVAKAEKSGSVILHQGDSIITVIGNDFEIEFNSEAGSMTQFWYGGQNLILTGPLPNFWRAPTDNDLGNGMPQRLGIWRNAGEEMEVRLFQGNMKSEKGVVTIQREHMKSGSSTNTVYSIAGDGSVEIHHSFQVGSKELPELPRIGMIFSLPGDFTELKWYGRGPHESYWDRKTSAAVGLYSGIVWEQTFRYVRPQETGNKTDVRWMSLSNGKVGLKVIGNPTFDGSVHHYPYDDLDHIPHSQRHGAIHIQPTDIVTWLVDYRQMGLGGDNSWGARTHPEYTLPAKDYEYSFTMKPFIVQNALVGGVRE comes from the coding sequence ATGTCATTACCGTTCTTCAAATGTCCAACCCATTTGCGAACCAAATGGCTCATCACAATTTACTTGCTTCAGCTTTTCACAGGATGCGCAAGGGATGATCTTTACAGAAGCGAATGGCAAACACCTTCCATTTTATCAGTTAACCGTCTTCCAGCCAGAGCGTCATTCTTTCCTTTCGAAAGTGAAGAGCTGGCCCTGGAGAATGATCCCCGGAAATCATCCCGTTTTGTCTCTCTCAACGGAAGGTGGAAGTTTCACTATGCAATCAATCCGGACGATGCTCCCGGACGATTCTGGGCCCGTGAGTCGAAGATAGATAATTGGTCTGAGATCAGTGTCCCAGGCAGCTGGGAGTTACAGGGATTCGGTGTTCCTATTTATTTAGATGAGGAGTACCCGTTTGATCCCGATCCGCCCAGAGTGCCCCATCACTATAATGCGATCGGTTCATACTTCCGTACGTTCACTTTTCCCGATGGGTGGATTGACCAGAGAGTCATCATCCATTTCGGCTCTGTACGGTCGGCCATGTATCTGTGGGTTAATGGAAAAGAGGTAGGTTATGCCCAGGGGTCCAAGCTGCCGCACGAGTTTGATATTACTGATTATGTGAACCGGGGTGAAAACAGGGTGGCGGTTCGGGTCTACCGCTTTTCCGACGCTTCCTATCTTGAAGGGCAGGACACTTGGCGAGCCAGCGGCTTAGAAAGAGAAGTCTATCTTTATGCTCGTCCCACTACCCAGTTTGAAGATTTCTCAGTAGTGGGCGATCTAGATGCACTCTACACAACTGGTCTTTTTTCTGTCAGTGTAAAGGTTGCGGTGTCGGAGAAGCTTGAAGGATTAAGTTTAGAGGCATCTCTGTCAAAGCAGAGTGAAAACCAACCTGTTCTTACCTGGTCCAAAAAAGTCCCTCCCGAAATCGGTACAGTTGCTTTAAACGGACAAGTTGATGACGTGGCCAAGTGGACAGCAGAGACGCCGAATCTGTACCGATTGCATTTGACACTGAAGAAAGCTGACGAAGTTCTGGAATCGACATCGGTCTGGATCGGTTTCAGAAAAGTGGAAATGAAGGGCGGACAGCTGCTATTGAACGGGAAACCGCTTATGTTCCGTGGTGTTAACCGTCATGAACATGATCCTGTCAGGGGCAGGGCTGTATCGGAGAAATCCATGGTCCGGGACATAGAACTGATGAAACAGTTTAACATCAATGCCGTCCGGGCAAGCCACTACCCAAACCATCCTTTGTGGTATGAACTGTGCGACCGGTATGGTCTGTACATCATTGATGAGGCGAACCTGGAAGCACACGGTATGCAGTTTCACGCTAACAGTTACGGTGAGTTAGCTGACAATCCCGAATGGGAAAAGGCATGGCTGGACCGCGGGCTGAGAATGATGGCTCGTGACAAAAATCATCCTTCCATCATTATGTGGTCCATGGGGAATGAAGCGGGAGATGGAGAAAATTTCAGAACAATGTATGCCGCTATGAAGAAAGCAGATCCCACACGACCGGTGGCCTATGAACCGGCAGGGCTGAACAGTCACACTGATGTGGTGTTTCCTATGTATAAGTCCATTGAGTACATCAGGGATTATGCTGAGAACCATAATAATACTAGGCCCCTCATTCTGTGCGAGTACGCCCATGCCATGGGAAACAGTGTCGGCAATCTTCAGGACTATTGGGATACCATGGATGAATATGATCAACTCCAGGGCGGTTTCATCTGGGACTGGGTGGATCAGACATTCCTGAAAAAAGCTGAAGACGGTTCGCCTTACTGGGCTTACGGTGGTGATTTTGTTCATGAGCACGTTGAGGATGATTCGAACTTCTGCGCCAACGGTCTCATGGCAGCTGACCGGTCACCCAACCCTCATGCGTGGGAAGTAAAAAAAGTTTATCAACCGGTAAAATTTGATCTGGAAAATTGGGAAGAGGGAAAAATTGCTGTACTGAATCGCTACAATTATAACGACCTTTCTCATCTCGACTTCATATGGGAGATTCATAGAAATGGATATCTTATGGGAAATGGTCGCTTTGAAGTTCCAAAAATCTTAGCCGGGGAACATCAGCAAGTGTCAGTCAACTTTCCTGAGCTGAACCCAAAACCAGGCGGTGAGTACTTTCTGACTCTCCGGGCAAACTCCAGACACAGTGATGCCGTATTACCAGCTGGACATGAGGTGGCTTGGGACCAGTTCAGATTACCAATAAACTCACCCGCCGTGGCAAAGGCTGAGAAATCAGGAAGCGTGATTTTGCATCAGGGGGATAGTATAATTACGGTCATAGGTAATGATTTCGAGATCGAATTCAACAGCGAAGCGGGGAGTATGACACAGTTCTGGTATGGAGGCCAAAATCTTATACTGACAGGCCCCCTGCCAAACTTCTGGCGTGCTCCCACCGACAACGACTTGGGGAACGGTATGCCGCAACGTTTAGGGATTTGGAGAAACGCGGGAGAGGAAATGGAAGTCCGGCTTTTTCAGGGTAATATGAAAAGTGAGAAGGGGGTAGTGACCATTCAAAGGGAACATATGAAAAGCGGGTCTTCAACGAACACTGTTTACTCTATTGCGGGTGATGGAAGTGTTGAAATTCATCACAGTTTTCAAGTTGGGAGTAAAGAACTTCCAGAGCTGCCCCGTATCGGAATGATTTTTTCACTTCCCGGCGATTTCACTGAATTAAAGTGGTACGGCCGGGGACCCCACGAAAGCTACTGGGATAGAAAAACTTCCGCAGCCGTAGGTCTCTATTCTGGAATCGTTTGGGAGCAAACATTTCGATACGTTCGCCCGCAGGAAACGGGGAATAAGACCGATGTTAGGTGGATGAGTCTTTCTAACGGTAAAGTTGGTTTGAAAGTGATCGGGAATCCCACCTTTGACGGGAGTGTTCATCACTATCCTTATGATGACCTTGACCATATTCCCCACAGTCAGCGGCACGGTGCCATCCATATCCAGCCTACAGATATAGTGACATGGCTAGTAGATTACCGGCAGATGGGTCTGGGTGGTGATAACAGCTGGGGCGCCCGGACTCACCCTGAATACACTCTGCCGGCGAAAGATTACGAATACAGTTTCACCATGAAACCATTTATTGTCCAGAATGCATTAGTGGGTGGAGTAAGGGAGTGA
- a CDS encoding solute:sodium symporter family transporter, whose amino-acid sequence MNVISIASFIFATGAVAIVTYLIVSRMKKSKNATEEYFTGGRALSWPVVGGSLLLTNLSTEQLVGLNGDVFGDKALVGIAWEALAAFAMIATALLFLPTYLASGFTTTPAFLEKRFDKMTRSMVSGLFLFGYITVLLPVVLYTGSLALIGMFDLNFPLWLVAATIGVLGSSYAIFGGLKSVAVSDTLNGIGLLIGGLAVPVLALIALGGGSLFEGLSILGSENPDYLAVLTRSNVDGKTVTVPWPTLLTGMMFIQVFYWSTNQVIVQRAMAARSLEEGQKGVLFASAMKLVGPIMLCLPGIIALHLPQLNIDKQDQVYGAVVRYVLPDWSLGLFAAVLMGSILSSFNSALNSASTLFSLQFYEGYINPGAQGDQTVKVGRIFSIILAVAAIIIAPLLAQLESIFQYLQQVNGLYSVPIIGIFLMGILTKRVPALAAKVGMLVGMGAYAFFTFVNIKSVPSFLANADGELHFLHGYFISFVAAVSVMLLIGWIRPRSKSEIATSTVSVKSPVDMTPWIYAKTASWAIMGITVIIYIFLTGISG is encoded by the coding sequence ATGAATGTAATCTCTATTGCTTCGTTCATTTTTGCAACGGGTGCTGTTGCCATTGTTACCTATCTCATTGTAAGTAGAATGAAAAAATCAAAGAATGCTACTGAAGAATATTTCACGGGGGGTAGGGCATTGTCATGGCCCGTTGTAGGTGGTTCGCTTCTTTTGACAAACCTTTCAACAGAGCAGCTTGTAGGATTGAACGGTGATGTCTTTGGGGACAAGGCTTTGGTAGGAATTGCATGGGAAGCTTTGGCTGCATTCGCCATGATTGCAACAGCATTATTGTTTTTACCTACCTATTTAGCAAGTGGTTTTACTACGACGCCTGCGTTCCTGGAAAAACGATTTGACAAAATGACTCGATCCATGGTCTCAGGACTATTTTTGTTTGGATATATAACAGTGTTATTACCGGTCGTGTTATATACTGGATCTTTGGCACTGATCGGAATGTTTGATCTCAATTTTCCATTATGGCTAGTGGCTGCTACTATCGGAGTGCTGGGAAGTTCTTACGCCATTTTTGGGGGACTCAAATCGGTAGCAGTTAGCGATACTCTTAACGGCATTGGTCTATTAATTGGCGGGCTAGCGGTACCTGTCCTGGCTCTGATTGCTCTAGGTGGCGGTTCTCTGTTTGAAGGCTTGAGCATATTAGGAAGTGAAAATCCAGATTACTTGGCCGTTCTCACCCGCAGCAATGTTGATGGGAAGACAGTGACTGTACCCTGGCCCACGTTGCTGACGGGAATGATGTTTATTCAGGTGTTTTACTGGTCAACCAACCAGGTGATTGTTCAGCGGGCGATGGCGGCTCGCAGCCTGGAGGAAGGGCAGAAGGGAGTATTGTTTGCGTCGGCAATGAAACTGGTAGGTCCAATAATGCTCTGCTTGCCTGGCATTATAGCCCTTCATTTACCTCAATTAAATATCGATAAACAAGATCAGGTGTACGGGGCGGTAGTTCGGTACGTTCTGCCGGATTGGTCCCTTGGGCTTTTTGCGGCCGTACTTATGGGTTCTATTTTGAGTTCTTTCAACAGTGCCCTGAACAGTGCATCTACCCTTTTTTCACTACAATTTTATGAAGGCTATATCAACCCGGGTGCACAGGGAGATCAAACTGTTAAGGTGGGAAGGATTTTCAGTATAATCCTGGCTGTAGCTGCAATAATTATTGCGCCGTTACTGGCACAGTTGGAGTCAATTTTCCAGTACCTTCAGCAGGTCAACGGTCTTTATAGTGTCCCCATCATCGGAATTTTCCTTATGGGTATCCTTACCAAGCGCGTTCCTGCTCTCGCCGCCAAGGTGGGGATGCTGGTTGGCATGGGGGCTTACGCATTTTTTACTTTTGTAAACATCAAATCTGTCCCGTCCTTTTTAGCCAATGCAGATGGCGAACTTCACTTTTTACACGGCTATTTCATCAGTTTTGTGGCTGCCGTCAGCGTAATGCTGTTAATAGGTTGGATTAGACCCCGGTCTAAATCAGAAATTGCGACCAGCACAGTCTCCGTTAAGTCTCCGGTGGACATGACCCCTTGGATCTATGCCAAAACTGCTTCTTGGGCTATCATGGGCATTACAGTTATAATTTATATATTTCTTACTGGGATTTCAGGATAG
- a CDS encoding proline racemase: protein MDLIDISNLGNWEAPKSWLKISTIDAHTGGEPLRIITDGFPDLEGTTVLEKRSFVREHYDYLRTVLMWEPRGHSDMYGAIIVEPNSSDADFGVIFMHNEGYSTGCGHAVIALAKVFIETELIPMEGPITPVVMDVPSGRVYAEVLSEKGKVTGAQFRNVPSFVQHLDNEVDVPNLGSVKVDIAFGGAFYAYVDTVQIGLDCSPENISNLIEAGMAIKRAVSQSVAVDHPTAPEMNYLYGTIFVGKSASPDHHSRHVCIFADGQVDRCPTGTGVSGRLAILHARGEIQMGQMITIDSILGTTFTGQIKEKVKVGECDGVIPEVGGNAHITGRQTFFIDPDDPLKDGFILR, encoded by the coding sequence ATGGACCTGATTGACATTTCAAATCTGGGGAATTGGGAGGCTCCGAAAAGCTGGTTGAAGATTTCAACAATTGATGCCCACACGGGTGGTGAACCTTTACGAATTATTACAGATGGTTTTCCTGATTTGGAGGGCACCACAGTTCTGGAAAAAAGGTCCTTTGTCCGTGAACATTACGACTATCTTCGTACTGTTTTAATGTGGGAACCGAGAGGCCATTCTGACATGTACGGTGCCATCATTGTTGAGCCCAACTCTTCTGATGCTGATTTTGGTGTCATTTTTATGCATAACGAAGGTTACTCCACGGGGTGTGGGCATGCGGTGATTGCGCTGGCGAAAGTATTTATTGAGACGGAGCTTATCCCCATGGAAGGTCCTATAACTCCTGTTGTCATGGACGTTCCTTCCGGCAGGGTATACGCCGAGGTGCTTTCTGAAAAAGGGAAAGTGACTGGTGCACAATTCCGGAATGTCCCGTCCTTTGTTCAACATCTGGATAACGAAGTTGATGTTCCGAATCTTGGTTCTGTTAAAGTTGACATCGCATTCGGCGGTGCGTTCTATGCATATGTTGATACAGTACAAATAGGACTCGACTGTTCTCCTGAAAATATTTCGAATCTCATTGAAGCAGGGATGGCCATAAAGAGAGCAGTGTCACAATCCGTGGCAGTGGATCACCCAACTGCACCAGAAATGAATTATCTTTATGGAACCATTTTCGTGGGGAAAAGCGCCAGTCCAGATCATCACAGTCGGCATGTCTGTATTTTCGCTGACGGGCAGGTAGATCGCTGTCCCACAGGGACGGGCGTCAGCGGCAGGCTGGCCATTCTCCACGCAAGAGGTGAGATTCAAATGGGGCAGATGATAACCATTGATTCGATCCTTGGTACTACGTTTACCGGACAGATCAAGGAAAAGGTGAAAGTGGGAGAGTGCGACGGTGTGATTCCCGAAGTGGGTGGCAATGCTCACATTACCGGTCGCCAGACATTCTTCATCGATCCCGATGATCCGCTGAAGGATGGCTTTATTCTTAGATAG